In Nostoc sphaeroides, the genomic window AACTAAGTGTATCTAGCCCGATTAAATCTTTAACTAAGGAGAATCCAAACTTAGTAGCAGAAAGACATTATAAATACGTTAAAAATAACCTACCTCTAGATATTGAAATGCTTTATTTGCAGAATCTTTACAACGTAGATATTGGTGCTTACATTCAACAGTATTATCCTGACGCATCCACTGCTGTGATGCGTCAGCAAAAGGGAGTAGGCTACTACGGTGTGGGGATAGATAGACAGAAAGCCTATTTAAGCAGCTGTATCAACCCACGGGGAAATAGTACGTTTACTCATACACAGTTTAGAGAAAATCGCTATTTCCAAGATATCAGCTTTGCTCGGATAATGCCTATTTTACGAGGACAAGAGGCACTTTTAGACAAACGCTGTCTATGGGTGCATTTATCGATTCCTTTAAGAAATTCTTCACCAGAAGCTTCCTACCAGTTACTAGAGCAAGCTTGGTTCTCTTGGTATAAATGGTGGCAAACTCGGTTTCCAAAACCTTGAATTTAATTAACTCTATACTTTGTAATTATCTTGAATTTATGCCTGAAACTGACATCCGCGAATTAGTTGAAGTAGAATTCACCAAATTGAGTAAATCAGTGGAGACTATACAGCCTCTACTAGAGTTAATTAATCTTTGGCGGTTAATTGGATATGGTCTTTTATTGCTCTCATTTCTAGACATTATTGATATTTTTGTGCCCGCAAGCTTCATGAATCCTAATTGGGAATTTCAAACAATAGGGAGATTAGTCAACCAAGTAGCTGTCCCCTTAATGGGAATATTGTTTGTATTTTCAGGTAAGTTAGCAAAGCGAGGTAAATGGGAACCACGCATCTTGGCTTTATTATCTCGTTTAACCCTGTTAATTGGATTGTTATTTATACTACTAGTTCCTTTAGGAATAGTTAACACAATACGTTTGTATAATAGCAATATTGACCAATTTAATCGCGACTATAATCAAAAAGTGACTCAAGCTAATCAGGTTGAACAACAATTTAGCCAAGCTTCACCTACAGATATAGATAATTTTTTCAAGCGCCAAGGTCGCTCAATA contains:
- a CDS encoding cyanoexosortase A system-associated protein, which translates into the protein MYWKQTRIKFLALIFTTGMLVLGKTILFPNPDKPKINTFVFPKEVPLVKWQLSVSSPIKSLTKENPNLVAERHYKYVKNNLPLDIEMLYLQNLYNVDIGAYIQQYYPDASTAVMRQQKGVGYYGVGIDRQKAYLSSCINPRGNSTFTHTQFRENRYFQDISFARIMPILRGQEALLDKRCLWVHLSIPLRNSSPEASYQLLEQAWFSWYKWWQTRFPKP
- a CDS encoding HpsJ family protein, yielding MPETDIRELVEVEFTKLSKSVETIQPLLELINLWRLIGYGLLLLSFLDIIDIFVPASFMNPNWEFQTIGRLVNQVAVPLMGILFVFSGKLAKRGKWEPRILALLSRLTLLIGLLFILLVPLGIVNTIRLYNSNIDQFNRDYNQKVTQANQVEQQFSQASPTDIDNFFKRQGRSIDGKNPEELKKQILSELTQAKQQLKKQTELNKSSTTLALFKNSVKWNLGSLISAALFISIWKETLWARKH